In the Prochlorococcus sp. MIT 1307 genome, one interval contains:
- a CDS encoding aldehyde dehydrogenase family protein, with protein MNELRMPILTGQTRPESWRRIQLERFSALLEGNETEIIQALNKDLGKPPTEAFFEIIALRQELKVVQKNLTKWMRPKNVHVPLSLKPGEAMVKLEPLGCVLIIGPWNYPFSLTLQPLISALAAGNTAILKPSEHAPATSKLIADLVGKYLPSNIVRVVQGDGKVAANLLEQPFDHIFFTGGGKIGKKVMAAASKHLTPVTLELGGKSPAIVIEGADLKVTARRLVWGKGLNAGQTCIAPDHLLLQKQLKGILLNEMENAIKEFYGANPLTSQHLGKIVNSSQYTRLKNLLVNAKAKGQILFGGEFDDQSRCITPTLIEVKSIDDPLMAEELFGPLMPIISISNLQEAINNINSQPRPLALYMFGGSTQEQQKLVDQTSSGGVCFNDVVMQAGVPELPFGGVGASGMGQYHGKAGFETFSHQKSILKRPFWMDIKFRYPPYSMNISMLKRLLG; from the coding sequence ATGAATGAACTCCGCATGCCAATTCTTACAGGGCAAACAAGGCCTGAAAGTTGGCGGCGAATACAGCTAGAACGCTTCAGCGCCTTGCTGGAGGGCAATGAAACCGAAATAATTCAGGCGTTAAATAAAGATCTAGGGAAACCACCAACTGAAGCTTTTTTTGAAATCATTGCACTAAGGCAAGAGTTAAAAGTAGTCCAGAAGAACCTCACCAAATGGATGCGCCCAAAAAATGTGCATGTGCCCCTCTCTCTCAAGCCTGGTGAAGCAATGGTAAAACTGGAACCTTTAGGGTGTGTACTAATAATTGGCCCGTGGAACTATCCCTTTTCTCTCACTCTTCAACCACTGATAAGCGCATTAGCAGCAGGGAATACAGCTATTCTTAAGCCCTCAGAACACGCTCCAGCGACATCAAAATTAATCGCAGACCTTGTCGGCAAATATTTACCCTCAAATATTGTGAGAGTTGTTCAAGGGGATGGGAAAGTCGCCGCAAATCTTTTGGAACAACCTTTCGATCACATTTTCTTTACTGGTGGTGGAAAGATCGGAAAGAAAGTCATGGCTGCTGCTTCGAAGCACTTAACACCTGTAACTCTTGAACTAGGTGGTAAAAGTCCAGCCATAGTTATTGAAGGTGCCGATTTAAAAGTCACTGCTAGACGTCTTGTTTGGGGGAAAGGACTTAATGCAGGTCAAACATGTATAGCTCCTGATCATTTACTTTTGCAAAAGCAATTAAAAGGCATTCTTCTAAATGAAATGGAAAATGCGATTAAAGAATTTTATGGCGCTAATCCTCTAACCTCACAACATCTAGGAAAAATCGTTAATAGTAGCCAATACACAAGGCTCAAAAACCTTCTTGTTAATGCAAAAGCAAAAGGACAAATTCTTTTTGGTGGCGAGTTTGACGATCAATCAAGATGCATCACACCAACCCTAATTGAAGTTAAAAGCATTGATGATCCATTAATGGCAGAAGAATTATTCGGCCCATTAATGCCGATTATTAGTATCAGCAACTTACAAGAAGCCATTAATAACATCAATAGCCAGCCTCGTCCTCTAGCCCTTTATATGTTTGGAGGATCGACTCAAGAGCAACAAAAGCTTGTAGACCAAACAAGCTCAGGTGGAGTTTGCTTTAACGATGTAGTAATGCAAGCAGGTGTTCCAGAATTGCCCTTTGGAGGTGTAGGAGCAAGCGGAATGGGTCAATACCATGGAAAAGCAGGCTTTGAAACTTTTTCACACCAAAAATCAATTTTAAAAAGACCTTTTTGGATGGATATAAAGTTCCGCTACCCCCCATACAGCATGAATATCTCAATGCTCAAAAGACTTCTTGGCTAA
- a CDS encoding LysM peptidoglycan-binding domain-containing protein produces MIRAIFAAITLISLTSFSSAAREVTVMPGETLSEIAERYKISTKSLKLLNGINNPTKLQAGTKLKLPDNSYFQVNTQKKIHKVQSGETLSTIANKYGLTQDDLTTLNNIRSPDHLYVDQNIQIPSPQSWKEEKLKTVHKVVAGDTLNTIAAQYNKNQEELKSINGLTDANYLYVGQNIKLYQTRAKGSGQKRLSNNQLFKANQYHIVKQGESLALIAKKYNISLDNLANFNNIKNPNELQLGTRLLLKINSGQLQKLASNTYKEEIVGESQWRKYGPLQIDWSNWKVMDGSHVAPTLHQSGQALYLAVNCSFRKLNATGIDGAWNHWISPQENFERNLINDLCLTREG; encoded by the coding sequence ATGATACGCGCCATTTTTGCCGCAATTACTTTGATATCTCTAACCTCGTTCTCCTCTGCTGCAAGAGAAGTTACTGTCATGCCCGGAGAAACGCTCTCAGAGATAGCAGAGAGATACAAAATATCAACAAAATCTTTAAAGCTACTCAATGGCATTAACAATCCCACCAAATTACAAGCAGGTACCAAGCTAAAACTTCCAGACAATTCCTACTTTCAAGTAAACACACAGAAAAAAATTCATAAGGTTCAAAGCGGAGAAACACTCAGCACAATTGCAAATAAGTACGGACTCACACAAGATGACCTTACTACTCTAAACAATATTAGAAGTCCTGATCATTTATATGTTGATCAAAATATTCAGATTCCCTCCCCTCAAAGCTGGAAGGAGGAAAAATTAAAAACTGTCCATAAAGTAGTTGCAGGAGATACTCTTAATACAATCGCTGCGCAATACAACAAAAACCAGGAAGAGCTTAAATCAATTAATGGTCTGACAGATGCTAATTATTTATATGTAGGTCAAAATATTAAACTTTATCAAACCAGAGCTAAGGGAAGTGGTCAAAAAAGATTAAGCAATAATCAATTATTCAAGGCGAATCAATATCACATTGTCAAGCAAGGAGAAAGTCTTGCATTAATAGCTAAAAAATATAATATTTCATTAGATAATTTGGCGAATTTTAATAATATAAAAAACCCAAATGAGCTGCAACTAGGAACTAGACTCTTATTAAAAATCAACTCAGGACAACTCCAAAAACTCGCAAGCAACACTTACAAGGAAGAAATTGTTGGAGAATCTCAATGGCGCAAATATGGCCCACTTCAAATCGATTGGTCAAATTGGAAAGTAATGGATGGAAGCCATGTGGCTCCTACTCTTCATCAAAGTGGCCAGGCTCTATATTTAGCAGTTAACTGCTCATTCCGTAAGCTTAATGCAACAGGAATAGATGGGGCCTGGAATCATTGGATTTCTCCTCAGGAGAACTTCGAGCGAAACTTAATCAATGATCTTTGCCTTACAAGAGAAGGCTAA
- a CDS encoding alpha-amylase family protein, producing MAARSSWWEGAVIYQLIPRSFADGDGDGIGDLQGLSSRLSYLRWLGVEAIWLTPIYPSPLQDGGYDITDFKSIHPELGDLAAFHRFLTAAHDQGIRVILDLVLNHTSHLHPWFQRARWAPKGSTERDVYVWSDYPNRYSHAPVLFRKFESSNWEWDEVAEQYYLHRFLRHQPDLNYENPWVQDQMLGVVDFWLDRGVDGFRLDAVPFLFESEGTRCEGLPETHAFLRKVRQRVEGKGRDVLLLAEAIQPVNEAAPYLADDELHGAFNFSLTAHLFAAIASGNCKKLQVCLENAQKVVPGCRWALPLRNHDELWLGDGHLVPQDVIQTIRSGLHEGHGHWLNWGINRRLAPLLNGDPRANRLLHALLYSLPGMPCVYYGDELGMGDWPGLRDRDPNRTPMAWTSARNGGFSSAPDPLLVLPAITAPGYDYRVVNVEVQKQLPGSLLNWHRRMLTCRRLLPALRRGDFEILESTHPSVLVYSRSSGSMTVLIATNLSGAGASLRLDLSKWKGLRTREVLWGCEYPPADENWFVYLPSYGFSWWLIGEVEDDDVS from the coding sequence ATGGCTGCAAGAAGTTCTTGGTGGGAGGGTGCTGTGATTTATCAGCTAATTCCTCGCAGCTTTGCGGATGGTGATGGTGATGGGATAGGAGATCTTCAAGGTTTATCAAGCCGGCTTAGTTATTTGCGTTGGTTGGGAGTAGAAGCGATCTGGCTGACTCCTATATACCCTTCCCCATTGCAAGACGGTGGTTATGACATTACCGATTTCAAAAGTATTCATCCTGAGCTGGGAGATTTGGCGGCATTTCATCGGTTCCTGACAGCTGCCCATGATCAGGGGATCAGAGTAATCCTTGACCTTGTTCTTAATCACACTAGTCACCTTCATCCATGGTTTCAAAGGGCTCGTTGGGCTCCAAAAGGCAGCACAGAAAGAGATGTTTATGTTTGGAGTGATTATCCCAACCGCTATTCTCATGCCCCAGTATTGTTTCGGAAGTTTGAGTCTTCTAATTGGGAGTGGGATGAGGTTGCAGAGCAGTATTACTTGCATCGATTCCTGAGGCATCAACCTGATTTGAATTATGAGAACCCTTGGGTTCAAGATCAAATGCTTGGTGTGGTTGATTTTTGGTTAGACAGAGGAGTCGATGGGTTTCGTTTAGATGCTGTGCCATTCCTTTTTGAATCTGAGGGTACTCGTTGTGAAGGGTTACCAGAAACTCATGCTTTTCTACGTAAAGTTCGTCAAAGAGTTGAAGGTAAAGGTCGAGATGTTTTGCTTCTAGCAGAGGCTATTCAACCTGTTAATGAGGCAGCCCCATACCTTGCCGACGATGAATTACATGGCGCATTCAATTTTTCTCTGACTGCACATCTTTTTGCAGCAATCGCCAGTGGAAATTGTAAGAAGTTGCAAGTTTGTCTTGAGAATGCTCAAAAGGTTGTTCCTGGATGTCGCTGGGCATTACCTCTACGTAATCATGACGAGCTTTGGTTAGGTGATGGTCACTTGGTTCCACAAGATGTGATTCAGACAATTCGTTCTGGCTTGCATGAGGGACATGGACACTGGCTGAATTGGGGGATAAATCGTCGATTGGCTCCTTTGTTAAATGGTGACCCTCGGGCGAACCGCTTGCTTCATGCTCTGCTGTATAGCCTTCCTGGAATGCCTTGTGTTTATTACGGAGATGAGCTTGGTATGGGAGATTGGCCTGGATTGAGAGATAGAGATCCAAATCGCACACCGATGGCCTGGACTTCTGCAAGAAATGGTGGCTTCTCATCAGCTCCAGACCCTTTGCTAGTTCTGCCCGCAATTACTGCGCCTGGCTACGACTATCGGGTTGTCAATGTTGAGGTTCAAAAGCAATTACCAGGATCACTTTTGAATTGGCATCGACGCATGCTGACATGCCGCCGACTATTACCAGCTTTACGTCGTGGAGATTTTGAAATCTTGGAATCAACTCATCCAAGTGTCCTTGTATATTCTCGGTCCAGTGGAAGCATGACTGTTCTAATAGCTACGAACCTCTCAGGTGCTGGTGCTTCATTAAGACTCGACCTTAGTAAATGGAAAGGATTACGAACTCGAGAAGTCCTCTGGGGTTGTGAATATCCTCCCGCTGATGAGAATTGGTTTGTTTACTTACCTTCTTATGGCTTTAGTTGGTGGTTAATTGGCGAAGTAGAGGATGATGACGTCTCTTGA
- a CDS encoding glycerol-3-phosphate dehydrogenase/oxidase yields the protein MNNNHVDLLIIGAGASGACVGYEASKRGLKVALLEAGDIGGGTSSRSTKLLHGGVRYLELAFKTFDLAQLKLVREALLERAYWLEQTPFLANRIELALPTEDCFSKSYYRIGLGLYDILSGRKNIGTSRLLSKSEIEQALPLIRDGLDGGVVYSDGQFNDSRLNLLLALTAKKAGAVIRTRCKVIKLESQADGKLCGAISQDLHGEQERWEAGAVVNATGINVDAVRQLADPNIAPRILVSRGVHLVLKENLCPNETGLILPATDDGRVLFLLPFFGYTQVGTTDTPCNIKTAQKTSDEEQEYLIKYIKRWFPRLKKTTIGSAWAGGRPLLKSTQEGISSSRVVREHEVEIMPCGLISAMGGKWTTCRQIALDTLKAVEAVLGKPLPPPRHLPIIGSRENLKATTTLIVEQKKQLKQYLPKSELQAKQIVHLQSQYGLEALSIVANSSPEELNPLSHIVPICQAEIKHAIHHEFACTPTDILARRCRLAMVDLAEAQRLLPVVNSHLKAEGLNADALDLEQ from the coding sequence ATTGGAGGAGGAACAAGCTCTAGAAGCACAAAGCTTCTACATGGTGGAGTTCGTTATCTAGAACTAGCATTTAAAACCTTCGACTTAGCTCAGTTAAAATTAGTTCGGGAAGCCTTGCTCGAAAGGGCTTACTGGCTTGAACAAACTCCTTTTCTAGCCAATCGTATTGAATTAGCCCTACCTACAGAAGACTGTTTTTCCAAGTCCTATTACCGAATAGGACTTGGCTTGTACGACATTCTTTCAGGAAGAAAGAATATTGGAACTAGTCGACTGCTTTCCAAAAGCGAGATTGAACAAGCTTTACCCTTGATCAGAGATGGATTAGACGGCGGTGTAGTCTATAGCGATGGTCAGTTTAATGACTCCAGGCTCAATCTTTTATTAGCACTTACTGCAAAAAAAGCAGGAGCAGTAATACGAACACGCTGCAAAGTTATCAAACTGGAGAGTCAAGCGGATGGGAAATTGTGTGGTGCTATTAGCCAAGATTTACATGGGGAACAAGAAAGGTGGGAAGCTGGCGCAGTTGTAAATGCAACAGGCATCAATGTTGATGCTGTTCGCCAATTAGCTGATCCAAATATTGCTCCACGAATTCTTGTCAGTAGAGGTGTTCACCTAGTTCTAAAAGAAAACCTTTGCCCTAATGAGACTGGTTTGATATTGCCAGCTACCGATGATGGCAGAGTCTTATTCCTACTACCTTTCTTTGGCTATACACAGGTTGGGACAACAGATACTCCATGCAATATCAAAACAGCTCAAAAAACATCAGATGAAGAACAGGAGTACTTAATAAAATATATAAAGCGCTGGTTCCCAAGACTAAAAAAAACGACTATTGGTAGTGCTTGGGCAGGAGGGCGACCTCTTCTTAAGTCAACACAAGAAGGAATCTCTAGTAGTCGTGTCGTAAGGGAACATGAAGTAGAAATCATGCCTTGCGGATTAATTAGTGCCATGGGAGGGAAGTGGACCACATGCCGACAAATAGCACTAGACACCCTCAAAGCAGTAGAAGCTGTGTTAGGAAAACCACTACCACCGCCTCGACATTTACCTATTATTGGCTCAAGAGAAAACCTGAAAGCAACAACTACTTTAATAGTTGAACAAAAAAAGCAACTAAAACAATATCTTCCGAAGTCTGAGCTACAAGCCAAGCAAATTGTTCATCTTCAATCACAATATGGACTTGAAGCACTCTCAATAGTTGCGAACAGTTCCCCAGAAGAGCTCAATCCCCTTAGCCATATAGTCCCCATCTGCCAAGCAGAAATAAAACACGCAATTCACCATGAATTTGCATGTACTCCAACGGATATCCTTGCACGCCGATGCAGGCTTGCCATGGTTGATTTAGCTGAAGCCCAAAGGCTATTACCTGTTGTGAACAGTCATTTAAAAGCTGAAGGACTTAACGCAGACGCACTAGATCTAGAACAGTGA